One Onychostoma macrolepis isolate SWU-2019 chromosome 15, ASM1243209v1, whole genome shotgun sequence DNA segment encodes these proteins:
- the sidt2 gene encoding SID1 transmembrane family member 2, protein MTSRDAASCQYQHSSARASGPEPTRTNRIAFHPFNGGLLTPLVFCFSSQADDGSRMLGFCCGSVRFCPVLLVLMLESCGANVVIQKDAQFDMTYDDMVTSDNQTIYSYNHTVSRNKTEGVRVSVELLSESTQSPVLFVVRQKQAVLSFQVPLILRGLYQRKYQYTQVGRTLCQPPTKAVAETQFFYVDVSTLSSAGVHYQLRVSRVDSFTLQTDKKFSFNATPSQPQFFKYMFPDGVDTVIVKVNSQKNFPCSVMSIQDIQCPVYDLDNNVAFIGMYQTMTTTAAITVQKKDFPSNSFYVVVVVKTEDEACGGPLRFYPLLPDELLDAGNRSKTLDVIVSPAINSEVYVMGMLFCLGIFLSFYLLTFLVACLENKRMNRKREGLLNIDTSPAETASLLGKASVSPYEYGSFADNGSTLSSEAITDSLASADGNYGYIERSLESVGRSRQESLSSVEEDDYDTLADIDSDKNIVRTKKFLCVSDLARKDKRILSKKYQIYFWNIATIAVFYALPVIQLVITYQTVVNVTGNQDICYYNFLCAHPLGALSSFNNILSNLGYVLLGLLFLLIVLQRDILHNRALERNDTTALECGIPKHFGLYYAMGTALMMEGLLSACYHVCPNYTNFQFDTSFMYMIAGLCMLKLYQKRHPDINASAYSAYACLAAVIFFSVLGVVFGKGNTVFWIIFSVIHILATMLLSTQLYYMGRWRLDSGILRRILNVIYTDCIRQCSGPMYIDRMVLLVMGNIVNWSLAAYGLIKRPNDFASYLLAIAICNLLLYFAFYIIMKLRSGERIKCLALVCILFTAVVWGFALFFFFQGLSTWQKTPAESREHNRECILLSFFDDHDIWHFLSSIAMFGSFLVLLTMDDDLDAVQRDKIYVF, encoded by the exons ATGACGTCACGCGACGCGGCGTCCTGTCAGTATCAACACAGCAGCGCGAGAGCGAGCGGACCGGAACCGACACGGACAAACCGGATCGCGTTTCATCCGTTTAACGGCGGACT ACTCACTCCGCTGGTCTTCTGCTTCAGTTCTCAGGCTGATGACGGATCCAGGATGCTGGGGTTCTGCTGCGGTTCCGTCCGGTTCTGTCCGGTCCTGCTGGTCCTGATGCTGGAGTCGTGTGGCGCTAACGTGGTTATCCAGAAAGACGCTCAGTTCGACATGACGTATGACGACATGGTCACCAGCGACAACCAGACCATCTACTCCTACAACCACACCGTCTCCAGAAACAAG ACGGAGGGTGTGCGTGTGTCCGTGGAGCTGCTGTCGGAGAGCACTCAGAGTCCGGTTCTGTTCGTGGTCCGGCAGAAGCAGGCCGTTCTGTCCTTCCAGGTTCCCCTCATCCTCAGAGGCCT GTATCAGAGGAAGTATCAGTACACACAGGTGGGCCGTACGCTGTGTCAGCCGCCCACCAAAGCCGTGGCAGAGACGCAGTTCTTCTACGTGGACGTGTCGACGCTGTCCAGCGCTGGTGTCCACTATCAGCTGCGCGTCAGTCGTGTGGACAGCTTCACGCTGCA GACAGACAAGAAATTCAGCTTCAATGCAACGCCGTCCCAACCAcag ttctTTAAGTACATGTTTCCGGATGGTGTGGACACAGTGATTGTGAAGGTGAACTCACAGAAGAACTTCCCCTGCTCAGTCATGTCAATACAGGACATCCAG TGTCCAGTTTATGATCTGGATAATAATGTGGCGTTTATTGGAATGTATCAGACTATGACCACCACAGCCGCCATCACAGTGCAG AAGAAGGATTTCCCCAGTAACAGTTTCtatgtggtggtggtggtgaagACTGAAGACGAGGCGTGCGGAGGACCGCTGCGATTCTACCCGCTCTTACCGG ATGAGCTGCTGGATGCTGGGAATCGCAGTAAAACTCTGGATGTGATTGTTTCTCCTGCCATTAACT CGGAGGTGTATGTGATGGGGATGCTCTTCTGCTTGGGGATCTTCCTGTCCTTCTATCTGCTAACGTTTCTCGTGGCGTGTTTGGAGAATAAGAG GATGAACAGGAAGAGGGAGGGGCTTCTGAACATTGACACCTCACCTGCTGAGACAG CGTCTCTCTTGG GAAAGGCTTCAGTGTCTCCGTATGAATACGGTTCATTTG CTGATAACGGCAGCACATTGAGCTCTGAAGCGATTACTGACAGTTTAGCATCGGCCGATGGGAACTACGGATAcatag AGCGTTCCTTAGAGAGCGTCGGCCGCAGTCGACAAGAGTCTCTGAGTTCAGTAGAAGAGGACGATTACGACACGCTGGCCGACATCGACTCGGACAAAAACATCGTCCGTACGAAG AAGTTCCTGTGCGTCTCTGATCTGGCTCGTAAAGACAAACGCATCCTCAGCAAGAAATACCAGATCTACTTCTG GAACATCGCTACGATCGCAGTGTTTTACGCTCTTCCTGTCATTCAGCTGGTTATCACCTATCAGACG GTTGTAAATGTCACAGGAAACCAAGACATCTGCTATTATAACTTCCTGTGTGCACACCCTCTTGGAGCactaag CTCCTTCAATAACATCCTGAGTAACCTGGGTTATGTGCTGCTGGGGCTGCTCTTCCTGCTCATCGTCTTACAGAGAGACATCCTTCATAACCGCGCGCTCGAGCGCAACGACACCACAGCGCTG GAGTGTGGCATTCCCAAGCACTTCGGCCTGTATTACGCCATGGGCACTGCGCTGATGATGGAGGGGCTACTCAGCGCCTGCTACCACGTCTGTCCAAACTACACCAACTTCCAGTTCG acACCTCGTTCATGTATATGATTGCTGGACTGTGTATGTTGAAGCTGTATCAGAAGAGACACCCGGACATCAACGCCAGTGCTTACTCCGCTTACGCTTGTCTGGCTGCCGTCATATTCTTCTCTGTGCTGGGAGTG gtgtttGGTAAGGGTAACACAGTGTTCTGGATCATCTTCTCTGTCATACACATACTGGCCACAATGCTGCTGAGCACACAGCTCTACTACATGGGCCGCTGGAGACTCG actCTGGGATCTTGCGCAGGATCTTGAATGTGATCTACACAGACTGTATTCGGCAGTGCAGTGGACCCATGTACATT gatcGGATGGTTCTGCTGGTGATGGGAAACATTGTGAACTGGTCACT ggcGGCGTACGGCCTCATCAAACGACCCAATGACTTCGCTTCGTACCTGCTGGCCATCGCTATCTGTAACCTGCTGCTCTACTTCGCCTTTTACATCATAATGAAG CTGCGCAGCGGCGAGCGAATCAAGTGTCTGGCTCTGGTGTGTATTCTCTTCACCGCTGTGGTCTGGGGATTCGCTCTGTTCTTCTTCTTTCAGGGTCTCAGTACATGGCAG AAAACACCAGCTGAGTCTCGTGAGCACAACCGTGAGTGTATCCTGCTCTCCTTCTTTGACGATCACGACATCTGGCACTTCCTGTCTTCCATCGCCATGTTCGGTTCCTTCCTG GTTCTGCTCACGATGGACGACGACCTCGACGCGGTTCAACGAGACAAAATCTACGTCTTCTGA